A single window of Tumebacillus amylolyticus DNA harbors:
- a CDS encoding TetR/AcrR family transcriptional regulator, whose protein sequence is MASNKYEEITKAAVMLFERKGYHATSVQDIADEVGLQKGSLYHYISSKEDLLMQLAHRSIGEYNGQMEEILHDASLTNRERMQRAIEHHLRYVTKNVQLTTVLLREAFSLGEDQHQVIQAQTDKYLNFWTQVIEQGIAAGEFRPVNARVTALSILGSINWVYRWYHEGGKLTASDISDVYSHLFLEGIEKR, encoded by the coding sequence ATGGCTTCCAATAAATATGAAGAGATTACCAAAGCAGCGGTGATGCTGTTTGAACGCAAAGGATATCATGCGACATCGGTGCAAGACATCGCCGACGAAGTCGGATTGCAAAAAGGCTCGCTGTACCACTACATTTCTTCCAAAGAAGATCTGTTGATGCAACTCGCCCACCGCTCCATCGGCGAATACAACGGGCAGATGGAGGAGATCTTGCACGACGCCTCGCTTACGAACCGGGAGCGGATGCAGCGCGCCATTGAGCATCATCTGCGCTATGTGACCAAGAACGTCCAGCTCACCACCGTTTTGTTGCGGGAAGCGTTCTCGCTGGGGGAAGATCAGCACCAAGTGATTCAAGCCCAGACGGACAAGTACCTCAACTTCTGGACGCAAGTGATCGAGCAGGGCATCGCCGCCGGAGAGTTCCGTCCGGTGAATGCACGGGTGACGGCGCTGTCGATTCTGGGGTCGATCAACTGGGTGTACCGTTGGTACCATGAGGGCGGCAAATTGACGGCAAGCGATATTTCCGACGTGTACTCGCATCTGTTCTTGGAAGGCATTGAGAAGCGATAG